From the Lampris incognitus isolate fLamInc1 chromosome 6, fLamInc1.hap2, whole genome shotgun sequence genome, one window contains:
- the morf4l1 gene encoding mortality factor 4-like protein 1 isoform X1, whose protein sequence is MAPKQDPKPKFQEGERVLCFHGPLLYEAKCVKINIKDKQIKYFIHYSGWNKNWDEWVPESRVLKYVDSNLQKQKELQRANQDHYVEGRMRGVAPNKKIPAASQKSDVKNKKNKQKAPGAGEGTSSGGDPSHPPRKKRARVDPTVESEETFINRVEVKVKIPEELKPWLVDDWDLITRQKQLFHLPAKKNVDSVLEDYASYKKSRGNSDSKEFAVNEVVAGIREYFNVMLGTQLLYKFERPQYADILANHPDTSMSQIYGAPHLLRLFVRIGAMLAYTPLDEKSLALLLSYLQDFLKYLVKNSASLFNASDYEVAPPEYHRKAV, encoded by the exons ATGGCGCCGAAACAGGACCCTAAACCTAAATTTCAAGAAG GTGAAAGAGTGCTGTGTTTTCATGGGCCATTGCTCTACGAAGCTAAG TGTGTTAAAATAAACATCAAGGACAAGCAAATCAAATATTTCATTCATTATAGCGGGTGGAATAAAAA TTGGGACGAATGGGTTCCTGAAAGCCGAGTGCTTAAGTATGTGGACAGTAACCTGCAGAAACAGAAAGAGCTTCAGAGGGCTAATCA AGACCATTATGTAGAGGGAAGAATGAGGGGGGTAGCACCGAATAAGAAGATACCCGCTGCGTCGCAGAAAAGTGATGT aaaaaacaaaaagaacaaacAGAAGG CTCCAGGGGCAGGAGAAGGGACCAGTTCAGGGGGAGACCCATCCCATCCTCCAAGGAAAAAGAGGGCACGTGTTGACCCAACTGTCGAAAGT GAGGAGACTTTCATAAATCGGGTTGAGGTGAAAGTAAAAATCCCAGAAGAGCTGAAACCATGGCTTGTGGATGACTGGGACCTGATCACACGGCAAAAGCAG CTTTTCCACCTGCCAGCCAAGAAGAATGTCGATTCAGTTCTTGAAGATTATGCAAGCTACAAGAAATCAAGAGGAAACTCTGACAGCAA GGAGTTTGCTGTGAATGAAGTGGTTGCTGGCATTAGGGAGTATTTTAACGTCATGCTGGGGACACAGCTTCTCTACAAATTTGAGAGGCCACAGTATGCAGACATCCTGGCAAACCACCCAGATACATCCATGTCTCAGATCTACGGCGCCCCTCACCTGCTCAGACTCTTTG TGAGAATCGGAGCTATGCTGGCGTACACGCCCCTGGATGAGAAGAGCCTAGCACTTCTGCTCAGCTACCTGCAGGACTTCCTCAA GTACCTCGTGAAAAACTCTGCATCACTTTTCAACGCAAGCGACTACGAAGTAGCCCCCCCGGAGTACCACCGCAAAGCAGTTTAA
- the morf4l1 gene encoding mortality factor 4-like protein 1 isoform X2, which translates to MACWDEWVPESRVLKYVDSNLQKQKELQRANQDHYVEGRMRGVAPNKKIPAASQKSDVKNKKNKQKAPGAGEGTSSGGDPSHPPRKKRARVDPTVESEETFINRVEVKVKIPEELKPWLVDDWDLITRQKQLFHLPAKKNVDSVLEDYASYKKSRGNSDSKEFAVNEVVAGIREYFNVMLGTQLLYKFERPQYADILANHPDTSMSQIYGAPHLLRLFVRIGAMLAYTPLDEKSLALLLSYLQDFLKYLVKNSASLFNASDYEVAPPEYHRKAV; encoded by the exons ATGGCTTG TTGGGACGAATGGGTTCCTGAAAGCCGAGTGCTTAAGTATGTGGACAGTAACCTGCAGAAACAGAAAGAGCTTCAGAGGGCTAATCA AGACCATTATGTAGAGGGAAGAATGAGGGGGGTAGCACCGAATAAGAAGATACCCGCTGCGTCGCAGAAAAGTGATGT aaaaaacaaaaagaacaaacAGAAGG CTCCAGGGGCAGGAGAAGGGACCAGTTCAGGGGGAGACCCATCCCATCCTCCAAGGAAAAAGAGGGCACGTGTTGACCCAACTGTCGAAAGT GAGGAGACTTTCATAAATCGGGTTGAGGTGAAAGTAAAAATCCCAGAAGAGCTGAAACCATGGCTTGTGGATGACTGGGACCTGATCACACGGCAAAAGCAG CTTTTCCACCTGCCAGCCAAGAAGAATGTCGATTCAGTTCTTGAAGATTATGCAAGCTACAAGAAATCAAGAGGAAACTCTGACAGCAA GGAGTTTGCTGTGAATGAAGTGGTTGCTGGCATTAGGGAGTATTTTAACGTCATGCTGGGGACACAGCTTCTCTACAAATTTGAGAGGCCACAGTATGCAGACATCCTGGCAAACCACCCAGATACATCCATGTCTCAGATCTACGGCGCCCCTCACCTGCTCAGACTCTTTG TGAGAATCGGAGCTATGCTGGCGTACACGCCCCTGGATGAGAAGAGCCTAGCACTTCTGCTCAGCTACCTGCAGGACTTCCTCAA GTACCTCGTGAAAAACTCTGCATCACTTTTCAACGCAAGCGACTACGAAGTAGCCCCCCCGGAGTACCACCGCAAAGCAGTTTAA